Within the Megalopta genalis isolate 19385.01 chromosome 11, iyMegGena1_principal, whole genome shotgun sequence genome, the region AAGCGTTAAtgaaccaaatgaacatataccTATTAAGAAAGCATGGTGTACAATAAGTGTCTGAGGTAAGTCTGtaatgatttatatatatataataatgtacagTGTGTTGTGTCAATTCTCAGCAGCAGAACTAGCACTGAGTAACGCGCTCAATCATTCATTCACAGAATGTTTACCAAAAAGAAGCTAAACGTAGTATGTGATTACTATCGGGTTTGTTTACTCTTCCACTTTGTTCGTAAGGTAAGAACTTTTCTTTATCGATTTAGCAGTATCCTACTATTCTTCTCACTTACGTCATTCGGTCGTCTATAACTGTCCATGCCCCTTTCGGAGCATATACTGCTGGTTTCGCTGTCGTCGCTGTGATCACCTTTACCCCTGGGCGTTCTAGGGTAATTATCAATATTGTCGAACGCATCTGCCAACGCCGATTCTGCTTCACGCGACTGTTGAAGCATCTTCTGTGCCATCACCGGTCTGGATTGAGGCCTATCCGTTGGGGACATGTGCAAATTCCTTCCCCTAGGGTGATAATTAAAACGAAACACTTCACCAATTAACCGAAGGTCGAGTTATTCCTGCAAAGGCACGCTGATCTCTCTAAAACCTCTTTAAAAAATTTCTAAAATACTTTCAACTATGTAGTCCAAGGCTACCAAGTTCAATTACCTAACAGAAGGAAAAAGATTGAAGAGACATCAGTATGCCATCACAAGGTTACGTCAAATTATCCTCATTCAGTGAAAAAATGCTTGACTGCGCTGACGTAAAAAGAATGTTAGTCACGTAAATGACTATTTACCGGATTTTGCTAGCAAAACTCCTGTCCATTCCGAACCTCTGCGGGCTGGGTTCGCGGCTGTTGCCGGTGCTTCTGATCCCATGCCCAGATAATCGCCTAGGCCTCGCGATCAAGGATTCACCTTCGCGATTATACGTGGCGTAACTCAGCCTAGATGACGGCGATCCCGACCGACTGCTGGCTGTACCACGATAATACACAAATTGAGACCTTCCCATGTATGTACATTAGGACTCCATTTAACCGAATCAGCAAAATGcctaattatttgtttaacattttACATATAATACAATGTTCTCTCCAAATTTGGATAACACATGAAAAAGAATAATACTCACTGCGGATAAAAACGGATTAAGAACGCTTCATAATGATAAAATGACTAGAGACACTGTCGGAATGGAATACGGTAAATTTAGAATGTCCGaacaaaaatgaagaaaaattgACTTTTCAATATagtttaatattataacataattgaTTTTAGTATCACTTAGGAGTATTGATAAAGTAGatataataaaaagataataatttccgCGGTATACATATGTAAATATCCTATCATTTGTGGAGTTCCACTGTATCATGTGTCTTCAAAGGGAGCCGTCCCCTTTCTTTCTACTTACGCTGAGATTGCGACACTCCGGCcattctcgttctcgttcttgCGGTTCTTTCTGGACTAGCCACTGCTGTGGTGTCTGGTGATTTACTGGGACGCGCTGGATGGAGCAATAACGCAAAGGTGAGTTGGTTGAAACGTATCGCAACAGTGTCAGagataaaattgaaattagcGGTACTCACGGAGAGAGGCTTTCTGCCTGCTGATGTTCGCGTACATCATCCTGGCTTTCGCTCTTTGTGCGGCTTGCAGATCTATGGCGCTTGTGGATCGAACGCCTGGCGATCCACGATCTGGGAAATACGTTCACGGATATACATAAAAGATGCATTAAACGATGTTCTTACACATGTATCGGATGCATGGGTGCAGTATTTCTAAGGTCGCGGTGATCATTGAAGCAACAAACAATAATGTAACAATTACAATGACTATCAGTGGGTCTCTGTAGAACTGGGATACCGGATTGACGATAAGACCGTGGCAAGGACGGTGTACGTCTGAGCGGGCCGTGTGGTTGACCCGTGGTCTGATGCAAATTTTCCGTACTACCTTCGTATGTTTAATGCAAAGAGGAGTCACAAAAGCAGCATGAAAAAAGAGTGAGAAGTATTTTACACTGCGATGCTTTCTCGCTGGTTGACACAGTCCATTTACATCTAGCATAATGCATATAAGAGTCATCCCATAACTTTTAATTGTCTACACTGAGTCAGTAGAAAAAGTGACAAAAATTTATGAGATGACCCAATGCTATATCCATTGAACATATCGTCTCAGATCTAGATAGAAGAATGTGGCTCACCTGTGGCGCTCATCGCTGGTCTGGATGTCCTGGGGCTGACGCTTGCCGATCTCGTGACTACGTTCAAACTGTTAATACTGCCACTATTACTAAGAGACATCAGAGAACGTTTATACGCAGCATCTAGACTATTGAGCAAGGCTTCCGCTTGCTCCGGGAAATGATCTTTGAAAGCCCAAAACGAtctgcaaatatttgaagtttaatTTCTGTTTTACGTACATTCGAAgcgaatatttttaaataaatgaacgTACTTCCTGGCGAAAGCTCTTGCTTCCGAATCCGAATCCGCAATACCCTTCTTGATGGTGTCTTGTAATGTTTGTACATGCTTCTGCAATATTTGGGTAGGCCACGTTTGCAGTATTAGATTCAGGTACTCGCAGGATGCTCTGCGTATGTCTTTACTTTTGTGACTTAAACATGAGGTGATAATTGGCACAAAACGACTGCAGTGTGTGTTCTGTAGAATAAATCGTACAGCGACTGCACCGGCTGTTGCCACGACCTGTATGTGCATATTCGTTGACGCAAGTTACAAACGTTTTGTTACGGTTCCCATACGTCACCGCGTTACCGGGCAATTTATCAGGAATCTTACCTTGGCACTATTTTGTATGAGGTTCATTAAGGTGAGCAAGACTGCCTCTCCAAAACTGGCGAACTTATTTTTCAGGTGTACACTAAGATACGCTAACGTGATACACACTTCCCTCACGACTTGAGACCTGAGATCCGTGCAAGCCACCTCGAATGATCTTTGCATACTTTTCAGACACTCGATGAAGTTCTCATAGTTTATACCTCCTGCGATCACGATCGACcgtaactttttcatctgaTGAAGAAACGAATTTTATAATCAGATACGTATGATAATAACCTGAATAGAATTTTGTATAATTCCGAACGTACACTCTCGGTCCTTTGTTTCCAGTCCTTCTTGTCATCGCCAACATTTTCTCTTAtcgttttcatttgttcttccaGATCCTTTGCTGAAAACAAGTTCACTGATGGCACATCTTCGAATGCTGTGAGGAAAGTTTCCTCGTCGACTGCACCAGCCtgacctatatatatatattatacataattttaCATTTCCATATGAATTTATGAACAAACAATGATGTACAACAAGCAGAGTACTTAAATATGTCTGCTTAAATTGGAAATAGAAAAAAATGTACAAGACATTTTGTTTTAAAAGCTTTTGTTTTAAAAGCTTTTGTTTTAAAAGCTTTTGTTTTAAAAGCTCTTGGACATTTTCATCGATGTTCCTTTTTAATGCAGATATTTAATTGTCCTGATTGTTGTATCACATGTGTAAGGACTACTTATTATGATCGGTATTAATCGGCAATGTTAATAGCAACTGGCATATGATATTTCACAAACAATTTCTGATTTCCtatgttataataattaattttacccGTAAGTATGACATCTTTGTGTTAATAAAAATTCACCAaatgtatattatacaatacCTTATTATCCTACGGGTATTGTGGTTCGCGATATTATAAAGAACGTGACATAAAAAGCGGTGCAGGAAAGATCAAAGATGTGTAAGCGTTTTATTAAGCATCTCGCTTGCGTTAGATTATGTTTAATTTGAATCAGCAAATAATCGAGATAAAGCGCAATGATATGCGAggcttttaaattaaaatatgcgCAGTATTCATTCAAccgaattttaaacaattttgtgTATTTTCGATGTTTATACCATGATGATTGTAAGATGAGGAAAAAGAAACATGAATATAAGAAGTCTTAAACGGAATATGCAGAACTTATCAGAGGAACCATCATGATATAAAATGGAGCTAATAAGGCCAATGGAGTTTTAGATACCTGCTGTTGATTTTACTGATACGATTCTTTTCACGGTTGTCGCCCTTGGAACCGTTTGCTGCGCATTACCAGGATGAGCTGTCATGCAAGCGAATAATTAGCGTTTTTGTCACCGAAAATGTCAACAGTGGAGTCGATATTTTATTGGTGTACAGTGAAacatcattaatattattacaaacgCGCTGAGCCACATTAAAAAGTCAAAGCAGAAGAGTTTGTAAGTTAGCGCACTTCACATTTGTGCGGTAATTGCAACGGAAATATGTGCTTCTATAAAGTTAATGGTAACATTTGCAACACTCTTATAAGATAAGTAGAACAGTGATGTTTTACAGAAGTAGCTTGTAATACCCAAAATGATCGACATATAAcacaacatataaaaacgtagGAAATAAacgttaataattaaatatgttATTCTGGAACCATAAACAGAAGTTATTTCAACTATCGAGGCAAAACTGAACAGTGTCTATTTTACACCCTACGTAAGTATACTCTAATATACTGTGCTTATGACTCGCTACGTATACTTCTGATTAAGATTACAGATCTACAAcaaattgaattattttaaGGTACACTTGTTTTACTCTATTGTTAAGGTACCATGCTCAAAACAAACTGGCGAACAAAATATCATTTTAGTGTCTATCAACCTTTTTAATTTACACAGTATTACACTCATTAATAATTGGCTATTAAATCCAAATGTACCTATTGCAGAAGGGGCAACCTTTGCAGGTCCAAATTGCCCTCTTTTTGGAGCAGCAGTAGACCTCTTCACAGGAGCTGATTTAATCTGCAACATTTACACCGATCTCATTAAAGTTCACAGCATGATCTCAAGCTTATATAAGCAGTATTTTATGAAACACTTACCGCCCTATCTGTCTCATCTGTGCTCTTTCCAACTGAAATCAGAAAAATTAAGAGAAACGCTTAGTTTGACGGAATTACTAGTATACTTAAATGAAACTGATTAATTCGTGGAGCATAATCTATTGTAGTCAATGATGCATCTATTTTTAGAACTGTGTACCTAAGTCTGGATATAGCCATGGTGGCTTGTGAATGTCACAATGGCATCCTCTTGCTCTAGCACCTGGGTGCTTCACAATGTTATCCCACTGAAGAATCCATCTACTACTAGGATCCCATATCTTATGATCAATACTGGGATACTTTTTTAATCCTCTGTGCAAGCAGCGGTGGCCGCTTGACACAATTATACCGGCATCATTCATTTTACAAGGCAAATACTACTCCGCACAGTtaatgaacaacagaaacatCGAACGATCTCTTATGTCTTGTAGAACACAACACAGCACTCAGCAGGATTTCAGGAAACTCCATTACAGTGTGAGAAATCTCCATTGTGGCATAGCCTGTTACCTGATCTTCTGGTTTCCTTCAAAATTAACATCCCGCTAATTAAGATGGCACACATCGATAAAAGGAATTATTTCGTAAGACGAAGCGCAAAAAAATGTCGATTTGGTCAGAGTTTAAAAATTGTTCCCCTAGAAATTTGTACACCGCGTATTTTTTAACACCGTGTACGCAACGATCCGAGCTATCAGCAAACGCATCAGTGAAAGCGATTTTTAGCGTTTCCTAATTACAAAAAGAATCCATATAATCATTTGTAATCTCTATATTGAAATCGACGGAATTAAATCGATAACCTGGCTTTACTCCAATGTAAATATGTACTAAGTTCCTCGAACGTTAcgaatattttctattttccatgAACGCTATCCTTCTTGTATGTTCCCTGACAATCGCCAACAAGGTATAAACTTTATTCGATATACCTACAATGTAACAAATAGTAACAGGAAAACCGGTTTCAAAAGCCACGGTGGATATCAAGTAGCAATCTGTTTTCCTGATTGCATACGATTTTTATGAACCGTTTCGATTATCCGTCGTTACACAGAATCAGAAAAGCAAGAGTGGCGATTAAACTATACCAGTGGAAGAAGGAATTACGGTGAACATGCTTG harbors:
- the chb gene encoding CLIP-associating protein isoform X6: MNDAGIIVSSGHRCLHRGLKKYPSIDHKIWDPSSRWILQWDNIVKHPGARARGCHCDIHKPPWLYPDLVGKSTDETDRAIKSAPVKRSTAAPKRGQFGPAKVAPSAIAHPGNAQQTVPRATTVKRIVSVKSTAGQAGAVDEETFLTAFEDVPSVNLFSAKDLEEQMKTIRENVGDDKKDWKQRTESMKKLRSIVIAGGINYENFIECLKSMQRSFEVACTDLRSQVVREVCITLAYLSVHLKNKFASFGEAVLLTLMNLIQNSAKVVATAGAVAVRFILQNTHCSRFVPIITSCLSHKSKDIRRASCEYLNLILQTWPTQILQKHVQTLQDTIKKGIADSDSEARAFARKSFWAFKDHFPEQAEALLNSLDAAYKRSLMSLSNSGSINSLNVVTRSASVSPRTSRPAMSATGSTENLHQTTGQPHGPLRRTPSLPRSYRQSGIPVLQRPTDSHYRGSPGVRSTSAIDLQAAQRAKARMMYANISRQKASLPRPSKSPDTTAVASPERTARTRTRMAGVSQSQPSSRSGSPSSRLSYATYNREGESLIARPRRLSGHGIRSTGNSREPSPQRFGMDRSFASKIRGRNLHMSPTDRPQSRPVMAQKMLQQSREAESALADAFDNIDNYPRTPRGKGDHSDDSETSSICSERGMDSYRRPNDSFSWSGSQQRLYRDMWDQSISKDIKEIIENCAHKHWGDRKEGLVGLQHFLSNGNTLTATELREVTDIFTKMFMDSHTKVFSLFLDTLNEVVATHSEDLGDWLYVLCARLLNKLGTDLLGSIQTKIHKTLDVVRECFPGEQLLPAVMRYLTDPTQTPNSRVKIATLTFITQIAETAEPSALNNSAGTALARLLDWSNDVKSQDVRRHAQNAVISLYNLNPPKVTMILAELPKPYQEAALPLVQNHLRKSSGSSNPASPGTPPPRAQSSPARSKLKGDMDNADENLEEVYNTSHRSLRRTTAEIQNYGFERLERATTSKDSGISNMADVEEKMEGLTLCNSGRSSSVSSPTQRGRSVTNITVNGSSDTIAGDLILPQENNGYKSHAGPLPDPSNRPEVLDNMIKTLQSKMTQTDEKVLALQEFQLYVREGDAAFIKQHFKKLLKTLLDSLTNDSKKMQVEVLQTLIDMLKCPELVDSFSVYPELLVLKVINAYKLDDPKQDSSTSSSNTRSSVFWVAEKCAATIAMVLKPEQIIHLVSTIITTEPYPLNMGAIKMLHKVVEHWGRDAIEPHLSKVMPGLIKAYDDSESAVRKSAVFCMVAIHLAVGEEVLKPHLSCLYTSKLKLLNIYIQRAQQANSQPASPRSNSKN